One genomic segment of Bacteroidales bacterium includes these proteins:
- a CDS encoding universal stress protein, which translates to MKKILVPTDFSKYSKHAYDYALKFGVCLKAEIKLFHSFLDPILGSPIPMYDFGEYEGTHNEIMKNTEDQVIKDIEMVYRELNEKIEKEKLDGVNIVKYHIANGFPEEEIVNFSNSYKPDLIVMGTKGKGGVIKDLFGSVTEKIVENAKVPVLTIPETPWGGKIEKILYATDFDESDFEALKKLEHFIKPLKAKLYVVHTCFGEKLEKDYEQMKKLKLFLDKEYKNIDIQFDIIECEDVLKCFDDYIEDKQIDIISVTTHKRNIFTKLLNPSFTKKMLFHSSAPLLVFHAE; encoded by the coding sequence ATGAAAAAGATTTTAGTACCCACCGATTTTTCCAAGTATTCTAAACATGCATATGATTATGCTCTTAAATTTGGAGTTTGTTTAAAAGCTGAAATTAAATTATTTCACTCTTTTCTCGACCCTATATTGGGTTCTCCAATACCAATGTACGATTTTGGCGAATATGAAGGAACGCATAATGAAATTATGAAAAATACCGAAGACCAGGTCATTAAAGACATTGAAATGGTATATAGAGAATTAAATGAAAAAATTGAAAAAGAAAAACTTGATGGAGTAAATATTGTAAAATATCATATAGCTAATGGATTTCCCGAAGAAGAAATTGTTAATTTCAGCAATTCTTATAAGCCCGACCTTATTGTTATGGGAACTAAAGGAAAAGGCGGAGTAATTAAAGACCTTTTTGGAAGTGTTACAGAAAAAATTGTTGAAAATGCTAAAGTACCGGTATTAACTATTCCTGAAACACCATGGGGTGGAAAAATTGAAAAAATATTGTATGCTACTGATTTCGACGAATCGGATTTTGAAGCTCTAAAAAAATTAGAACATTTTATTAAACCGCTTAAAGCAAAATTATATGTTGTTCATACATGTTTTGGTGAAAAATTGGAAAAGGATTATGAACAAATGAAAAAATTGAAATTATTTTTAGATAAAGAATATAAAAATATTGATATCCAATTTGATATTATTGAATGTGAAGACGTATTAAAATGTTTTGATGATTATATTGAAGATAAACAAATTGATATAATATCCGTAACAACTCACAAAAGAAATATATTTACAAAACTTTTAAACCCGAGTTTTACAAAAAAAATGTTATTCCATTCCAGTGCACCATTATTGGTATTTCATGCAGAATAA